One segment of Brassica napus cultivar Da-Ae chromosome C3, Da-Ae, whole genome shotgun sequence DNA contains the following:
- the LOC106420669 gene encoding transcription factor bHLH51-like: MENSYDSAAAAKWFDSTSPYNMVSWSLQPGSSDSDLSRFNLGSSDELVGGKDRAESVSRSHSLAEKRRRDRINSHLSALRKLVPDSDKLDKAALLARVIEQVKELKQEAKESPIFQDLPTEADEVTVLPETISNELNQDTTIFKASFCCPDQTEAISEIVSVLTKFKLETIQAEFICVGGRIRINFIVKETATTTSAKALKQSLCAALNRITSLTSSSTSSVCRIRSKRQRWFLSSNYSQ, translated from the exons ATGGAGAACTCGTACGACTCAGCAGCAGCAGCCAAGTGGTTTGATTCAACAAGTCCATATAATATGGTCTCATGGTCATTACAACCTGGTTCCTCAGATTCTGATCTTAGCCGCTTTAACCTTGGTTCCTCTGATGAATTAGTCGGTGGGAAAGACAGGGCTGAGTCGGTTTCAAGAAGCCACAGTCTAGCGGAGAAGAGACGCCGTGACCGTATTAATTCTCACCTCTCCGCGCTCCGGAAACTCGTCCCTGATTCCGACAAG TTAGACAAAGCAGCACTCTTAGCAAGAGTGATTGAACAAGTGAAGGAACTCAAACAAGAAGCAAAAGAGTCTCCAATCTTCCAAGATCTTCCCACAGAAGCAGACGAAGTAACCGTCCTGCCTGAAACCATCTCCAATGAATTAAACCAAGACACAACCATCTTCAAAGCTTCTTTCTGCTGTCCAGATCAAACCGAAGCAATCTCAGAGATCGTTAGCGTTCTCACAAAGTTTAAACTCGAGACAATACAAGCTGAGTTCATCTGTGTTGGAGGAAGAATAAGAATCAACTTCATCGTAAAAGAGACAGCAACTACTACATCAGCGAAAGCTCTAAAGCAATCTCTATGCGCAGCGTTGAACCGAATCACATCTTTGACTTCCTCTTCTACTTCATCGGTTTGTAGGATCAGAAGCAAAAGGCAGAGATGGTTCCTCTCTTCTAACTACTCACAatga